The nucleotide sequence TTTAGGTGGAGATGGAGGAATTGGAACTTTTGGTAAAGAAGCCTATGAATTTGTTGATTTTTTAAAAAAATCAGGACAGAAATTATGGCAGATTCTACCACTGGGAACAACTTCATATGGAGATTCTCCATATCAATCTTTTTCAGCCTTTGCAGGGAATCCTTATTTTATCGATTTGGAAGAGTTGATAGACAGAGGCGGACTGGACAGACGAGAAGTGAAAGATACAGATTTAGGAGATAACAGGGAATATATAGATTACGAGAAACTATATAAAAATAAACTAAAACTTTTGAAAAAAGCTTATTTAAACGAGGGGAAAGATTTTTTAGAAGAGATAGAGAAATTTAAGAAAAAGCATATTTACTGGATAGATGATTATGCTTTATTCATGGCACTAAAAGATAAAAATGATGGAATAGAGTGGACAAAATGGGTGAAGGAAGAAAAATTTGCCCATATAAATACTCTGAAAAAATATAGGATAGAGCTTAAAGACAAGATAGATTACTATATCTACTTACAATATTTATTCTATACTCAATGGGGGAAATTAAAAAACTATGCCAATGAAAATAAGGTAAAGATAATAGGGGACCTGCCTATATTTATATCCGGTGATAGTGTAGATGCATGGTTAAAAACAGAGTTATTTTTATTTGATGAGAAAAAAAATATAAAAGTTGTGGCAGGATGTCCGCCAGATGCTTTTAGCAGTACAGGTCAATTATGGGGGAATCCGTTATATAATTGGAAAATTATGAGAAGGCGTGGCTACTCATGGTGGATTGAAAGGATGAGAGCAGCATTTGAACTGTATGATATGGTAAGGATAGATCATTTCAGGGGATTTGAATCTTATTGGGAGATCCCGGCGGATGCTCCTACTGCTAGACCTGGAAAATGGGTGAAAGGACCAGGGATAGAAGTATTTAAGGCTATAAAAAATGGATTGGGAGATCTGCCTATTATTGCTGAAGATCTAGGTTTTTTAACTAAAGGGGTGAGAAAACTCTTGAAAGATAGCGGATATCCAGGGATGAAAATATTGGAATTTGCTTTTGATTCAAGGGAGGAGAGTGACTATCTTCCTCATAAATATCCTGAAAATTCAGCGGCTTATACAGGAACCCATGACAATGAAACTGTAGTAGGTTGGTATAAAAATGTAGTGAAAGATGACAAGGAACATGCTGAAAAATATTTAAAAAAATATTTAAAGTTAAAAAAGTTTGAGGGTGAAAAAATAAACGATGTATTTATAGAAGCTATCTGGAAATCTAATTCCGATCTAACTCTAGCTCAGATGCAGGATTTTTTAGGCTTAGATAATAGAGCCAGAATGAATATACCATCAACATTGGGAAATAACTGGAAATGGAGACTGAAAGGTGATGAACTTACCGATGAATTGGCTGAAAAAATAAAGGAAATGACAATTAAATACGGTAGATAGGAAAGAATAGCTGGGGATTAAAATTTTGAATATAAAGAGCAAGTTTAAATTATTTTTAATTTCGCTGTAGGCGATATAGGGGGAATACATGAAATTTGAAAAAGAAGTAATAAAAACAGGTTTAGAGAAAAAATTATTGGTTAAATACGGGAAAAAAATATCTGAAGGACAGGATTTTGAAATATATGACGCATTGTCTCAAACAATAATGGAAGAGATAGGTGGATCTTGGAAAGAGACTAAAGACCTATATAATAATGGAAGAGAAGCTTTTTATTTTTCTGC is from Psychrilyobacter atlanticus DSM 19335 and encodes:
- the malQ gene encoding 4-alpha-glucanotransferase; translated protein: MFERSSGILLHISSLGGDGGIGTFGKEAYEFVDFLKKSGQKLWQILPLGTTSYGDSPYQSFSAFAGNPYFIDLEELIDRGGLDRREVKDTDLGDNREYIDYEKLYKNKLKLLKKAYLNEGKDFLEEIEKFKKKHIYWIDDYALFMALKDKNDGIEWTKWVKEEKFAHINTLKKYRIELKDKIDYYIYLQYLFYTQWGKLKNYANENKVKIIGDLPIFISGDSVDAWLKTELFLFDEKKNIKVVAGCPPDAFSSTGQLWGNPLYNWKIMRRRGYSWWIERMRAAFELYDMVRIDHFRGFESYWEIPADAPTARPGKWVKGPGIEVFKAIKNGLGDLPIIAEDLGFLTKGVRKLLKDSGYPGMKILEFAFDSREESDYLPHKYPENSAAYTGTHDNETVVGWYKNVVKDDKEHAEKYLKKYLKLKKFEGEKINDVFIEAIWKSNSDLTLAQMQDFLGLDNRARMNIPSTLGNNWKWRLKGDELTDELAEKIKEMTIKYGR